In a single window of the Pseudomonadota bacterium genome:
- a CDS encoding sigma 54-interacting transcriptional regulator, whose product MDIDANEFFRQATMRICGSLDIETAMWKALEYLEQFIPLTGMNLVLGEPGMPAIETLAQVSRYKIEKMDRILSLPSEVRSEVENQWANLDGVSIINKPEMFPPTLKVISLLDRPDMSIMTMRLKLKDNRYFALVTYLIGPDQYESEHARLLSMLHDPFAIAMSNALRHEEVLKLKEILADDNRFLYQEMLRISGDEIIGKNTGLKQVFDMVNQVASVNIPVLLLGETGVGKEVIANAIHYSSPRKNQPFIKVNCGAIPGTLIDSELFGHEKGAFTGALFQKRGRFERADKGTILLDEIGELPQEAQVRLLRVLQDKQIERVGGTMPVPIDVRVIASTNRDLKNMVISKQFREDLWFRLNVYPIKIPPLRERQGDIPELVYYFINRKSIEKNITSPPNIDKEVIDQLKTYNWPGNVRELENIVERILIQSQGQNISGPLMFEDTIFQKSESGAFRQPIPIYSKINDAEGKTIMHLKEIAKTIFPQFDLEKLTSSLNKTEPMELEEIISLHIQKAIKITGGKINGPGGAAELLNINPNTLKSKIRKMGLLKNKRDQKIHFNN is encoded by the coding sequence ATGGATATAGATGCAAACGAATTTTTCCGTCAGGCAACAATGAGAATATGCGGAAGCCTGGATATAGAAACCGCTATGTGGAAAGCGCTGGAATATTTGGAACAATTTATACCATTAACCGGAATGAATCTTGTGCTGGGTGAGCCTGGCATGCCTGCCATAGAAACACTTGCCCAGGTAAGCCGCTATAAGATAGAAAAGATGGATCGGATTCTTTCTTTGCCTTCCGAAGTTCGATCCGAGGTTGAAAACCAATGGGCAAATCTTGATGGTGTTTCAATAATCAACAAGCCTGAGATGTTTCCACCTACCCTGAAAGTAATTAGTTTGCTCGATAGACCCGACATGTCAATCATGACCATGAGATTGAAATTAAAAGATAATAGGTATTTTGCACTTGTGACATATTTAATTGGACCGGATCAATACGAAAGTGAACACGCCAGACTTTTGTCTATGCTGCACGACCCCTTTGCAATCGCCATGTCAAATGCTCTTAGGCATGAAGAGGTCTTAAAACTAAAAGAAATACTTGCTGATGACAACAGGTTTCTTTATCAGGAAATGCTTCGTATTTCAGGTGACGAAATTATAGGAAAGAATACAGGGCTGAAGCAGGTTTTTGATATGGTCAATCAGGTAGCTTCTGTGAATATTCCAGTGCTTTTGCTTGGTGAAACCGGAGTCGGCAAGGAAGTAATTGCCAATGCTATTCATTATTCTTCGCCCCGGAAGAATCAGCCGTTTATCAAGGTCAATTGTGGCGCAATACCTGGAACTCTTATTGACAGCGAGCTTTTCGGACATGAAAAAGGTGCTTTTACAGGGGCATTATTTCAAAAGCGTGGCAGATTTGAGCGGGCTGATAAAGGAACCATACTGCTGGATGAAATCGGAGAGCTTCCGCAAGAAGCGCAGGTAAGACTTCTGCGGGTACTACAGGATAAGCAGATAGAACGTGTCGGCGGCACAATGCCGGTACCAATAGATGTAAGAGTTATTGCTTCTACAAACAGGGATTTAAAGAATATGGTAATTTCTAAACAGTTCAGAGAAGACCTTTGGTTCAGGCTGAATGTGTATCCCATCAAAATTCCACCCTTACGAGAAAGACAAGGAGATATTCCGGAACTTGTTTACTACTTTATAAATCGAAAATCTATTGAAAAAAACATAACCTCTCCACCGAACATTGACAAGGAAGTTATTGATCAGCTAAAAACTTATAACTGGCCCGGCAATGTGCGCGAACTGGAAAACATTGTTGAACGGATCTTAATTCAATCCCAGGGACAAAATATTTCAGGTCCACTTATGTTTGAAGATACTATTTTCCAAAAATCAGAATCAGGAGCGTTTCGTCAGCCGATTCCGATTTATAGTAAAATAAATGATGCGGAAGGCAAAACTATTATGCACTTAAAAGAAATAGCTAAAACCATTTTTCCACAATTTGACTTAGAAAAGCTTACATCGTCGTTAAACAAAACAGAACCTATGGAATTAGAAGAAATCATATCGTTACACATTCAGAAAGCAATAAAAATAACAGGAGGCAAGATAAACGGGCCTGGAGGGGCAGCTGAACTTCTTAATATAAACCCTAATACACTTAAAAGTAAAATTCGAAAGATGGGTTTATTAAAAAATAAAAGAGATCAAAAAATTCATTTTAATAATTGA
- a CDS encoding efflux RND transporter periplasmic adaptor subunit → MMQRIVICCLLFLSVIALSGCKEKIEPGTTEEKSAAIVKAAVLEAKVVNQPLLYETTGTIHAKTESILSSKLLAEIKKINVKEGDTIKKGDVLVLLDNSQVKAQLQQARQAKKEALNAYDAAASGVDSARAAAKLASDTYKRFLNLYNDNAISKQNFEDIETKNIQAKAALLQSEAMVQAAGNRIKQAEAALLSAKSYDKDSVIYAPYDGLVTAKMVEPGDLASPGAPIIGVEETKGYYAEFVVPEAQVKTVGMGTKVSIVIPALNDLLLEGTIYTVSQAADSNTRSFMFKASFTSDQSVRSGLYVKVLIPIGKKDILSVPSSSLIYQGQLTGIYILDDQNIARFRVIRTGRTFDKSIEVLSGLNPKDRYISNPDVNIKDGVKVEAST, encoded by the coding sequence ATGATGCAAAGAATAGTGATATGTTGTCTTTTGTTTCTTTCAGTTATTGCCTTATCAGGATGTAAGGAAAAAATTGAACCCGGAACAACTGAAGAAAAAAGTGCTGCAATAGTTAAAGCCGCTGTTCTTGAGGCAAAGGTTGTAAACCAGCCTCTTTTGTATGAAACCACAGGAACCATTCATGCAAAGACGGAAAGTATTTTATCAAGCAAACTTTTAGCTGAAATAAAAAAAATAAACGTAAAAGAAGGCGATACAATTAAAAAAGGTGATGTGCTTGTCCTTCTTGATAACAGCCAGGTAAAAGCTCAGCTCCAGCAGGCCCGGCAGGCAAAAAAAGAAGCGCTGAATGCATATGATGCAGCAGCATCCGGCGTGGATTCGGCAAGAGCTGCGGCAAAACTTGCCAGTGACACATACAAACGTTTTTTAAATTTGTATAATGATAATGCAATAAGCAAGCAGAATTTTGAAGACATTGAAACCAAAAACATTCAGGCAAAAGCGGCTTTACTTCAGTCAGAGGCGATGGTGCAGGCCGCAGGTAACCGTATCAAACAGGCTGAAGCAGCACTTTTATCTGCAAAATCATATGACAAAGATTCTGTAATTTATGCTCCGTATGACGGGCTTGTAACAGCTAAAATGGTGGAACCCGGAGATCTTGCGTCACCAGGCGCACCTATCATTGGTGTTGAGGAGACTAAGGGTTATTATGCGGAATTTGTTGTTCCTGAAGCCCAGGTAAAAACCGTAGGTATGGGCACAAAGGTAAGTATAGTAATCCCGGCATTAAACGATCTTTTACTCGAAGGAACAATTTATACCGTATCTCAGGCAGCAGATTCCAACACACGTTCTTTCATGTTTAAAGCCTCTTTCACTTCAGACCAATCGGTTCGCTCAGGACTGTATGTAAAAGTTTTAATTCCCATAGGCAAAAAAGATATACTTTCCGTCCCGTCTTCGTCATTAATCTATCAGGGCCAGTTAACAGGAATATATATTCTTGATGATCAAAACATAGCCCGTTTCAGAGTAATTCGCACAGGTAGAACTTTTGACAAATCCATAGAAGTTCTTTCGGGATTAAATCCCAAAGACCGCTATATATCAAATCCTGACGTAAACATAAAAGATGGTGTCAAGGTGGAGGCATCCACATGA
- a CDS encoding NifU family protein has translation MKELVEEAIKKIRPMLQKDGGDVEIIDVSDGIVKVRLQGACAGCPMSQMTLKNGIEKLLKEEVPGVKSVISI, from the coding sequence ATGAAAGAACTGGTTGAGGAAGCTATAAAAAAAATAAGACCTATGCTTCAAAAAGATGGTGGTGATGTTGAAATTATAGATGTTAGTGATGGTATAGTTAAGGTTCGTCTTCAGGGTGCTTGCGCTGGATGCCCCATGTCCCAGATGACTTTAAAAAACGGGATTGAAAAACTTTTAAAAGAAGAGGTGCCGGGTGTAAAATCGGTGATATCAATATAG
- a CDS encoding efflux RND transporter permease subunit, with protein sequence MSNKLGVAGKIANYFIESKLTPLIIIASILLGIASVIALPREEEPQIIVPMIDIFVSMPGASSKEVEERVTSPMEKLLWEIPGVEYIYSTSSPGMSMAIVRFLVGQNEEQAIVRLQSKLMANMDRIPHSVSQPLIKPRYIDDVPILALTFWGKDADHYLLRRVAAEVENIAKMEENTSITTIIGGEKRQVEVNIDPVKLSAFGIDPERVFSMLSTANQSSDSGSFPSLSGQTIVHTGGFINNVEDVNKVVISVYDGKPVYLEDVATISDGPGEPDQYVFFGAGPAAKEKNISKDSLPKDACPAVTLTIAKRKGTNAIDVANKILARIKDAKGTIIPDNINMTITRHYGETAKEKSDELLLHMMIAIVSVSILIWFTLGHRESGIVALAIPVTLALTLSVFYLYGYTLNRITLFALIFSIGILVDDAIVIVENIVRHFRLPENANRPKILITIEAVDEVGNPTILATMTVIAAILPMAFVGGLMGPYMRPIPVGASAAMVFSLIVAFIVTPWASMKLISHKENETAKHEKEGWSTLFYRKVMTPLIEIPFWRYTFLLLVVGLLLISCALVAIKKVHVKMLPFDNKSEFQVIIDMPENSTLENTLSAALEMGDYIKTVNEVVDYEIYAGTAAPFNFNGLVRHYFMRKGNNVADIQVNLVSKGQRKDQCHEIAKRVRPALQIIAQKYNARIKVAEVPPGPPVLSTLVAEIYGPDYNRQRLIAKQVMKIFEQTSGVVDVDWYMEDDQPRVSIEIDRQKAALHGISAAQIAQTLDLALSGRQAGLLHQPKEKEDIPIMLKLPLSKRAGIERLESIKISQPDGKLISLSSLVKISDTKNDKSIYHKNLMPVVYITGDVAGEKESPVYAILEMKKAIDAISLPEGYKIVQHTAALPESDRRFSMKWDGEWHITYEVFRDLGIAFAVVLILIFVLVVGWFQSFSTPLVIMAAIPFSLIGILPGHWIMGAFFSATSMIGFIAGAGIVVRNSIILVDFIELRVSQGMPLDLAVIDAGAVRFRPMMLTAAAVVVGASVILFDPIFQGLAISLMAGEVASLLFSRMTVPILYYLDKRWESQHVHKKKPAVSSSS encoded by the coding sequence ATGAGCAATAAGCTTGGTGTGGCGGGGAAAATAGCAAATTATTTTATCGAATCCAAACTTACGCCTCTTATAATCATAGCTTCCATACTTTTGGGCATTGCTTCGGTTATTGCCCTGCCAAGAGAGGAAGAACCCCAAATCATAGTTCCCATGATAGATATTTTTGTAAGTATGCCTGGGGCAAGCTCAAAAGAAGTTGAAGAGCGCGTTACATCGCCTATGGAAAAGCTTTTATGGGAAATACCCGGAGTCGAATACATTTATTCCACCTCAAGCCCCGGCATGTCAATGGCGATAGTGCGCTTTCTGGTGGGGCAGAATGAAGAACAAGCTATTGTCAGGCTTCAATCCAAACTTATGGCAAACATGGACAGGATTCCGCATTCCGTATCGCAGCCTTTGATAAAACCGCGTTATATAGATGATGTGCCCATTCTTGCATTAACCTTTTGGGGAAAAGATGCTGATCATTACTTATTAAGGCGCGTAGCTGCCGAAGTCGAAAACATCGCAAAGATGGAAGAAAATACTTCTATCACTACAATTATAGGTGGAGAAAAGAGACAGGTTGAGGTAAATATAGATCCGGTTAAGCTTTCTGCTTTCGGCATTGATCCGGAACGTGTTTTTTCTATGTTATCTACCGCAAACCAGAGTTCGGATTCAGGATCTTTTCCATCGCTTTCAGGCCAGACCATAGTGCATACCGGAGGATTTATAAATAATGTCGAAGATGTTAATAAAGTCGTTATTTCCGTTTATGATGGCAAGCCGGTTTATCTGGAAGATGTAGCAACAATTTCAGACGGCCCCGGTGAACCCGACCAGTATGTCTTTTTCGGAGCAGGCCCTGCTGCAAAAGAAAAAAATATTTCAAAAGATTCTTTGCCTAAAGATGCATGCCCGGCAGTTACTCTTACAATAGCCAAAAGAAAGGGCACAAACGCAATTGATGTTGCAAATAAAATACTTGCAAGAATCAAAGACGCAAAGGGTACTATCATCCCGGACAATATAAACATGACCATAACAAGGCACTATGGCGAAACTGCAAAAGAAAAGTCGGATGAACTGCTTTTGCATATGATGATAGCCATTGTGTCGGTATCAATTCTTATCTGGTTTACATTGGGTCATCGCGAATCAGGTATAGTCGCTCTTGCAATACCTGTTACGCTTGCCTTAACTCTTTCTGTATTTTATTTATACGGTTACACATTAAACAGAATTACGCTTTTTGCTCTTATTTTTTCTATAGGAATTCTTGTTGATGATGCAATCGTTATTGTTGAAAATATAGTGAGACATTTCAGGTTACCTGAAAATGCAAATCGCCCTAAAATCCTTATTACTATCGAAGCAGTTGATGAAGTCGGAAATCCGACCATACTTGCAACCATGACAGTTATCGCCGCCATTTTGCCTATGGCTTTTGTCGGCGGTCTTATGGGTCCTTATATGCGACCGATTCCTGTAGGTGCTTCGGCAGCAATGGTCTTTTCGCTTATAGTAGCTTTTATAGTCACACCATGGGCTTCCATGAAGCTTATAAGCCACAAGGAAAATGAAACGGCAAAACATGAGAAAGAAGGATGGAGCACACTGTTTTACCGTAAGGTTATGACTCCGCTTATTGAAATACCTTTCTGGCGTTATACGTTTCTTTTGTTGGTGGTAGGTCTTCTTTTAATCTCCTGTGCTCTTGTTGCGATTAAGAAAGTCCATGTCAAGATGCTTCCTTTCGATAATAAAAGTGAGTTTCAGGTCATAATTGATATGCCGGAAAATTCCACCCTGGAAAATACACTTTCGGCAGCTCTTGAAATGGGTGATTATATAAAAACCGTAAATGAGGTTGTTGACTATGAAATCTATGCAGGCACTGCGGCGCCTTTCAATTTTAACGGGCTTGTACGCCATTATTTCATGCGTAAAGGAAATAATGTTGCTGACATTCAGGTTAATCTCGTCTCAAAAGGGCAAAGAAAAGACCAGTGTCATGAGATAGCAAAACGCGTAAGGCCTGCATTGCAAATAATTGCCCAAAAGTATAATGCCAGAATTAAAGTTGCGGAAGTGCCGCCCGGTCCTCCTGTGTTATCTACACTTGTTGCTGAAATATACGGCCCTGATTACAACCGGCAGCGGCTTATCGCTAAACAAGTTATGAAAATATTTGAGCAAACATCAGGGGTTGTTGATGTTGACTGGTACATGGAAGATGATCAGCCAAGGGTTAGTATTGAAATTGACAGGCAAAAAGCAGCACTTCACGGTATCAGTGCGGCACAGATAGCACAAACCCTTGATCTGGCCCTTTCAGGAAGACAGGCAGGCCTTCTTCACCAGCCGAAAGAAAAGGAAGATATTCCCATTATGCTGAAGCTTCCTCTTTCGAAAAGGGCCGGAATCGAACGATTGGAATCCATAAAAATATCTCAACCGGACGGAAAGCTTATATCGCTGTCCAGCCTTGTTAAAATATCCGATACAAAAAACGATAAAAGCATATATCATAAAAATCTTATGCCTGTGGTTTATATAACAGGTGATGTAGCAGGTGAGAAAGAAAGCCCTGTTTATGCCATACTGGAGATGAAAAAAGCTATTGATGCCATATCTCTTCCGGAAGGATATAAAATTGTTCAGCATACCGCAGCGCTACCGGAATCGGATCGCCGGTTTTCCATGAAATGGGATGGCGAATGGCATATCACTTATGAGGTTTTCCGTGATCTGGGAATAGCTTTTGCCGTTGTGCTTATTTTAATATTTGTTCTTGTAGTCGGATGGTTTCAATCCTTTTCAACCCCTCTTGTAATTATGGCAGCTATTCCGTTTTCCTTAATCGGTATATTGCCCGGACACTGGATAATGGGCGCTTTCTTTTCGGCAACATCTATGATAGGCTTTATTGCAGGTGCAGGTATTGTTGTACGAAATTCCATAATCCTTGTTGATTTCATCGAGCTTCGTGTCTCTCAGGGCATGCCCCTTGATCTTGCCGTAATTGATGCAGGCGCTGTTAGATTCAGGCCGATGATGCTAACTGCGGCTGCTGTTGTGGTAGGAGCTTCGGTAATATTGTTTGATCCTATATTCCAAGGGCTTGCCATATCTCTTATGGCCGGCGAAGTCGCTTCTCTTCTTTTCTCACGCATGACTGTTCCTATTTTGTATTATCTTGATAAACGCTGGGAATCACAACATGTACATAAAAAAAAACCGGCTGTCAGTAGCTCAAGTTAA